The proteins below are encoded in one region of Neisseria bacilliformis:
- a CDS encoding conjugal transfer protein TraH — translation MNTRRKTFSDGLKRYMPSILAASLWAASAAGADIGKGMDAMWNSTAPAAAGVNGNYGGTLGGLSLRSPVRSFNIMAFDPPRFSAGCGGIDAYFGSFSMISEKNLKDLIRAIIANGTGYAAKIALDNLCPPCQNIMSGLQDWTTKINSAAKNTCQLGTAAVDYLRGSRNPSAAADDSKANEEAVSAAASGAAKDFAEANDSRSYKGKNANRADDAADQSTDYGNNMMNTLVSAGVFGGAQPVIDTRPYGGDQGFLEMAMSLYGTQILLTGADASSSASGGKFTKGSQEKTDKDLAPIWTFADVVNGAPSNAALTQYRCKDFNAGKADSCQHVSTADSSFPGTYRYILNLLIGKQTAYGDSNAMGDSVATQIQPGSLMAYFADNDAQTLTPEQQAFLKKLPKEASDVLSQAARAGSQTAVKAADAAARFYGEQMAAELVGAMNKTVSVAYSANITGNGKKIVAMSPAQKQQLDKLEAETARYGESSYRAAAQQNFVTLVTSAMTLTGNNSGLKAQ, via the coding sequence ATGAATACCCGACGCAAAACATTTTCAGACGGTCTCAAACGCTATATGCCTTCCATTCTAGCCGCATCGCTGTGGGCGGCATCTGCCGCCGGTGCGGACATCGGCAAAGGCATGGATGCAATGTGGAACAGCACCGCACCCGCAGCGGCCGGCGTGAACGGCAACTACGGTGGCACGCTCGGCGGCTTGTCGCTGCGCTCGCCGGTACGCAGTTTCAACATCATGGCCTTTGATCCACCGCGTTTTTCGGCAGGCTGCGGCGGCATCGATGCCTATTTTGGCAGCTTCTCCATGATTTCCGAGAAAAATCTGAAAGACCTGATTCGCGCCATCATCGCCAACGGCACGGGATACGCGGCCAAAATCGCCTTGGACAATCTCTGTCCACCCTGCCAGAACATCATGTCTGGTTTGCAGGACTGGACAACCAAAATCAACAGCGCGGCCAAAAACACCTGCCAGCTGGGCACGGCCGCCGTTGATTACCTGCGCGGCAGCCGCAATCCTTCCGCTGCTGCTGATGACAGCAAGGCAAACGAGGAAGCCGTTTCCGCTGCCGCGTCCGGTGCAGCAAAAGACTTTGCCGAAGCCAACGACAGCCGCAGCTACAAGGGCAAAAACGCCAACCGCGCGGACGATGCCGCCGACCAGTCCACCGACTACGGTAACAACATGATGAACACTCTTGTTTCGGCCGGCGTATTCGGCGGGGCGCAACCTGTTATTGACACCCGCCCTTACGGCGGCGATCAAGGTTTTCTGGAAATGGCGATGAGCCTGTATGGCACGCAGATTCTGCTGACCGGTGCTGATGCTTCGTCCTCTGCATCTGGCGGGAAATTCACCAAAGGATCGCAGGAAAAAACCGACAAAGATCTCGCCCCGATTTGGACATTTGCCGACGTGGTCAACGGTGCGCCGAGCAATGCTGCGTTGACACAATACCGCTGCAAAGACTTCAACGCCGGCAAAGCCGACAGCTGCCAGCATGTATCCACCGCCGACTCTTCCTTCCCCGGTACCTACCGCTACATCCTCAACCTGCTGATCGGCAAACAGACTGCCTACGGCGACAGCAATGCGATGGGCGACTCGGTGGCGACACAAATCCAGCCCGGCTCGCTGATGGCCTACTTCGCCGATAACGACGCGCAGACACTGACCCCCGAACAGCAGGCATTTTTGAAAAAGTTACCCAAAGAAGCATCCGACGTGCTCAGTCAGGCCGCAAGGGCAGGCAGCCAGACGGCGGTTAAGGCTGCCGATGCGGCGGCCAGATTCTACGGCGAGCAGATGGCGGCCGAGCTGGTCGGTGCGATGAACAAAACCGTTTCCGTCGCCTATTCGGCCAACATCACGGGCAACGGCAAGAAAATCGTCGCCATGTCGCCGGCGCAGAAGCAGCAGCTGGACAAACTGGAAGCCGAAACGGCCCGCTACGGCGAAAGCAGCTACCGCGCCGCCGCACAGCAGAATTTCGTTACCCTAGTTACCAGTGCGATGACACTGACCGGCAACAACAGCGGCCTGAAAGCACAGTGA
- the traF gene encoding conjugal transfer protein TraF, translated as MKRIPYLRTALCLSAACLMLVTGQASADAYRKAKPQGWLWYEDDAPKPAAKPKPQQQPKPQPAPAAPAAAAPVQAAPEPFSAAWVRAQLPVLLDRAMTNPTDENVRAYKYMSRLMVDMSMNFADASERVVRNDPMLDESVRFPIAAMARAQALSQISQAKESIIRDLSGKAGLWLFFDSKCRFCHSQYAVVQMLAKKYGLQVRYISTDGGVISGMTADKLRFDMGGNRARTLGIKLTPAVVLAAPPEQMAIVAHGAMSQSELEDKIVLAAIDMKLASPELTDLARLQERGVLTPQDIAKARRQIRNPENPDELVRMLNGLIRNRM; from the coding sequence ATGAAACGGATACCGTATCTGCGCACCGCCCTCTGCCTGTCGGCCGCCTGTCTGATGCTGGTCACCGGACAAGCGTCCGCCGATGCCTACCGCAAGGCGAAACCGCAGGGCTGGCTGTGGTATGAGGACGATGCGCCCAAACCCGCAGCGAAACCCAAACCGCAGCAGCAGCCCAAACCACAGCCCGCGCCCGCTGCACCCGCAGCCGCCGCACCTGTTCAGGCTGCCCCCGAACCGTTTTCGGCAGCATGGGTACGCGCCCAGCTGCCGGTGCTGCTCGACCGTGCGATGACCAATCCTACCGACGAGAACGTGCGTGCCTACAAATACATGTCGCGCCTGATGGTGGACATGTCAATGAATTTCGCCGATGCCTCCGAGCGTGTGGTGCGCAACGACCCGATGTTGGACGAATCGGTACGCTTCCCGATTGCTGCGATGGCGCGGGCGCAGGCTTTGTCGCAAATTTCCCAAGCCAAGGAAAGCATTATCCGCGACCTGTCCGGCAAGGCCGGATTGTGGCTGTTTTTTGATTCCAAATGCCGCTTCTGCCACAGCCAGTACGCCGTGGTGCAGATGCTGGCGAAAAAGTACGGCTTGCAGGTGCGCTATATCAGCACCGACGGCGGCGTGATCAGCGGTATGACGGCTGACAAACTGCGTTTTGATATGGGCGGCAACCGTGCCCGCACGCTGGGCATCAAGCTGACGCCGGCGGTGGTGCTGGCTGCTCCGCCGGAGCAGATGGCAATTGTTGCTCACGGTGCGATGTCGCAGTCGGAACTGGAAGACAAAATCGTGCTGGCCGCCATTGATATGAAGCTGGCTTCGCCCGAACTGACCGACTTGGCTAGACTGCAAGAGCGCGGCGTGCTGACCCCGCAAGACATCGCCAAAGCCCGCCGTCAAATCCGCAATCCCGAAAATCCCGATGAGCTGGTCAGAATGCTCAACGGACTGATTCGTAATCGGATGTAA